CGAGGTCGACGAGGAGGCCGACGAAGGTGACGATCACGCCGACGACCAGCACCATGCCGATCACCGCGAAGGTGTCCTTCTGCGCGACGGCCTGGGTCAGGTAGCTGCCGAAGCCGGGGCGGCTGAAGACCGTCTCGACCATGACGGCGCCGCCCATCATCCAGCCGACCTGCAGGCCGACCAGGGTGCTGACCGGCGCGATCGCGTTGCGCAGGCCGTGCTGCAGCAGCACCGTGCGCTCCCTGGCCCCCTTGGCCCGGGCCGCGGTCACGTGGTCGGCCTCGAGCGCGGTGATCATCGAGCCGCGGACGACTCGGATCACGAACGACATGAACGGGATGGCCAGCACCGCGGCCGGCAGCACCAGGTGGGCCAGCGCGTCGGAGAAGGCGGTCAGGTCGCCGGCGAGCAGGCTGTCGACGGTGAGGAAGCCGGTGCGCCGCGGCACCTCGACGCCGAGGGTCGAGACACCCGAGATCGGCACCACGCCGAGCTTCCGGCCGATCAGCGTCTGGGCGATCATCGCCAGCCAGAAGGTCGGCAGCGCGCCGCAGAAGATCGCGGCGAGCCGGACGGAGTTGTCGGTCCGGGTGCGGTGCCGCGCGGCGGCCAGCACGCCGAGGGGCACCCCACAGGTCAGGTTGATGACCATGGCCAGGCCGACCAGCTCGACCGTGTAGGGGATCAGCTGCTGCAGGTCGCCGAGCACCGGCTGGAAGGTGAAGATCGACGTCCCGAGGTCGCCGTGCAGCAGCCGGCCGAGGTAGTTGAGGTACTGCTGGAGGACGGACTCGTCCAGGCCCAGCCGCTGGCGCACGACCTCCACCTGCTCGGGGGTGGCCGTGACGCCGGCGGCTGCCTGCGCTTCGTCGCCCGGGATCGCCTTGATCAGCAGGAAGACGATGGTGACGACTCCCCACAGCGTCGTGACCAGCAGCGCGAGCCGCCGCGCGAGGTACCGGGCGAGAAGCGAAGGTGCCATCGGTCGACTCAGTCCTCGATCTGGTAGGTCTGCGGCATGTAGCCGGTGTGCGCGGGATAGAGCTCGACACCCGTGACCGTCGTCGGTACGACGACCGTGGTCACCTCGTCCGCGACCGGCATCGACGCCGAGTCGTCGACCAGGTCCTGCTCGACCTGCTTGTAGAGGTCGCACCGCGCGGCCGCGTCGCCGGTGGCGTTGGCCTGGTCGAGCAGCTTGTCGATCGCCGGGTTGCCGTACTGCCCGAAGTTGGTCGAGGTCTCGCGGAACTTCGAGTGGTAGCGGGTGGTCAGCAGGCTGCCCACGTCGGGGGTCGGCGGGTTGTCCCAGATGACCGCCATGTCCGGGGTCGTGCCCACCGAGCCGAGGGACTCGATGTAGGTCGGGTAGTCGACGGTCTTGAGCTTCACCTTGACCCCGAGGTCGCGCAGCGTGGACTGCAGCGCGGTCGCGGCGTCGGCCTGCTCGGCGAAGATCGCCTGGTAGGCGAGGGTGAGCTCCTGGCCGCTCGCGGCCAGCCCCTTGAGGAGCTCGCGGGCCTGGTCGAGGTCCTGCTCGAAGGGCGCGATCTCGGGCCGGCAGTCCATCACCGCCGGTGCGACGCCGGTCGCCACGGCGCCGTGGCCGCCGAGGATCGTCTTGACGTGGGCCTGGTAGTCGTAGGCGAGGCGGATGCCGAGGCGCACCGACGGGTCGTCGAACGGCGCCCGCTGGGTGTTGAAGTAGACGTAGAGACCCTGCGCCTTGGCCAGCTCGACCGAGGTGAAGTGGTCCTGCTCGAGCACCGTGGCGAGGTCCTGCGGCTCGATGCCGTCGGCCACGTCGATGTTGCCGGCGAGCATCTCCTCGCGCTGGGTCGAGCTCTCCGGGATCAGCCGGTAGACGATCTTGTCGGGGGCGGCGGCGTTGGCGTCGCCGGTGAAGTCGTCGTACTTCTCGAAGATGATCTGCCGGTTCGGCTTGAAGTCCTCGAGCGTGTAGGGACCACTGCCGGCCTCGTGGGAGGCGAGCCACGACTGGCCCTGGTCGGAGCCGGCGTTCTTCTCGACGAGGGCGGAGTTGACGACGTAGACCTTCGCGAGCCCGCCCAGGAACAGCGAGGACGGCGCGGCGAGGTTGATCTTCACCTCGGTCGGGCTGACCACCTCGGCCGACGCGTAGTCGGAGAGGAACTGCGCGACACCGACACCGAGCGCCTTGGCCCGGTCGAAGGTGTACTTCACGTCGTCGGCGGTCACCGGGGCGCCGTCGTGGAACTTCGCGCCGTCGCGCAGCGTGAAGGTCACCGAGCGGGCGTCGTCCGCGACGGTCCAGGCCGTGGCCAGGCGCCCCTGGAGGGTGCCGTCGGGGTCGTAGTCGACGAGCGACTCGTACATCGGCACCACCGACTGGTCGACCGTGCTGTTGTCGGCCAGCACCGGATCGATGTTCGGCACCGTGCCGTCGACGCCGAAGGTGAGGGTCGTGTCGCCGGCAGCACCCGAGCCGCTGGGATCGGCAGCACAGGCGGTGGCGGTCCCCAGCGCGAGGGCCACCAGGCCGAGGCCGAGCGCCCTCTTCGTCCGAAAGGTTCTCACTCCGTGCTCCTTTGTGTCCGTGTCCGCCTGTGAGCCAACTCACCCGGCGTGTATACATAGAACAGCACATACGCCGGGATGGAAACAAGGCTTTCATCTAACTTTCTAAGCACTTAAATATTGATTCCCGCCTTGCTACGGTGATTCTGGCTCGCCGACGGGCAGCACACCGGCTCAGAGCCCGCGATCACCAACAGATGATTTGGTATACGAGGAGACCGATATGACCGAGTTCCCCACCCTGACGACCACCGAGCGCGACCGGCGCTACGCAGCGGTCCGCGCCCTCATGGACCAAGCCGGCCTCGACGCCGTCCTGGTGTCGGGACAGGGCCGCGACCAGCTCGACCGATACCTCACCAACGAGGGCACCCGCAGCTACTGCGTGCTCCCCCGCCACGGCGAGCCGGTGTCCGTCGTGCCGACCGGCAACATCACGCTCGGCCGGTACGACGAGCCCGGGAGCCGCTACGAGCGCTGGGTCACCGACCAGCGCCTGACCCGACCAGGCCACCAGCTGGGCGACGTGCTCGCCGACCTCGGCCTCACCGCCGCGACGATCGGCGTCGTCGGGCTGCGCAGCCGCGCCCCGGCCAGCGTCGCCGGCACCATCCCGTTCGGGACCTGGCAGCGTGTCCTGGACCGGCTGCCCGAGGCGAGCTTCGTCGACCTGCACGCCGAGTTCGAGCAGCTGATGCTCGTCCACAGCGAGGCCGAGCTGGCGATGATCCGGCACTCCGCGGCGATCGGCGAGGCCGCCTGCGCGGCGATGATCGAGGTCGCCGGAGCCGGTGTCCGCGAGTCCGAGATCTCCGCTGCCGGCATGCAGTCGGTCACCGCCGCCGGCGGGCTCTGGCTCAACGGCCCCCAGCGCAGCGGCGCGGAACGCCTCGGCTGGGCCGGCCCCGACTGGCCGTGGATGGGCGGTGGGTCCCGGGTCCTGGAGAAGGGCGACGTCTACGGCGCCGAGCTGTTCACCCTCTACGGTGGTTTCGAGTCACAGCAGCAGGTGGAGATCTCGGTCGGGCAGCCGGACGACGTCCACCGCCGGCTCGAGGAGGTCGCGGTCGAGGCCTATCGGCGCGGGGTCGACTACCTCCACGTCGGCGGGACCTTCGCCGAGCTGTGCGAGGTCATGGAGCAGCCGCTGCGCGAGGCAGGAGCGTGGAACATGGGACCGGTCGTGCAGACCGTCTCGCCCGTCATCTACAACGGCGCGACGCACGTGGGGATGGACCAGCAGGCCGGACTGGCCGGCGTCCCCCTGCCTCACACCACACCCCGCGACGGCGACTTCGTGATCGAGCCCGGTGTCGCCTTCGCGTTCGAGCCGAACGCCTGCCTGGACCGGGCACGGGTGAGCATCGGCGGCACGGTGATCGTCACCGAGCAGGGTGTCGAGGAGCTCAACTCACTGTGCCTCCGGGTGAACGTGGTCTAGGCGATGCTCGACATCCACCACCCCGAGGGCGACGACGACCTCACCGAGGACCTCCTCGTCGACCGCATCTACGCCGACCTCGTCGAGCGCATCGTGTCCGGCGCCGTCGCGCCCGGTGAGCGGCTCCGCGAGACCCACGTGGCCGACATGCTCGACGTCTCCCGGGTCCCGGTCCGCGAGGCGCTGCGGCGTCTCGAGTTCGACGGCCTGGTCGAGATCCGGCCGCGCCGGGGTGCCACCGTGCGGCAGCTGACGATCGCGGACGTCGAGGAGCTGTTCGACGTCCGCGAGGCGCTGGAGGTGCTCGTCGCCCGGCTGGCGGCACGGCACATCAACGAGCACGGCATCGCCCTGCTCGAGGAGGCGCTCGAGCGGTCCGGCGGCGCCCACCGCACCGGCGACGAGCGGCACATCGCGGCCGCCACCTCCCAGTTCCACGAGGTCATGCTCGAGCTGACGGGCAGCAGCCTGCTCAAGGCGCTGATGCGGGTCGTCTCGGGTCGCGTGCACTGGTTGTTCCGGCTCACCACCTTCCGCGGCGACCACGGCCACGGGGCCGAGCACGAGGCGCTGCTCGACGCGATCCGCAACGGCGACGAGGAGATCGCCGCCGCCCTCGCCTACGCCCACGTCGCCCGCGGACGGCGTCCGACCCTCGAGGCGCTGGCCTCTATGTTGGACGGGTGAGCCGACCGACGATCCTCCGAGTCCCCCCGCTCAGCCCGCAGCTGCACGAGGCCGTCGGCGAGCGGTACGACGCCGTTGACCCGGCCGACCTCCCGGCCCGCGCGGGCGACGTGGTCGGCATCGTGTGCACCAACACCGGCCGGGTCGGCAGCGAACTGATCGCGTCGCTGCCGAACCTGGGCGTGATCGCCAACCACGGCGTCGGCTACGACAACATCGACGTCCCGGTCGCACTGGCGCGCCGGATCGCGGTCAGCAACACCCCGGAGGTGCTCGACGACGCGGTCGCCGAGACCGCGATCGCGCTGCTGCTCGCCGTACGACGGGAGGTGGTCGCCGCCGACCGCTTCGTGCGGGACGGGAGCTGGCCGGCTGGCGCGTACCCCCTCACCGCGCAGGTCGCCGGCAGCCGGGTCGGCATCATCGGGCTGGGCCGGATCGGGCGAGCGGTCGCCACCCGGCTCGAGGCCCTCGGCTGCACGGTGAGCTACCACAACCGCCACCAGGTACCCGACGTCTCCTACGCGTACGCCGCCTCGCCGGTCGAGCTGGCGGCCTCCGTCGACAGCCTCGTCGTGGTCGTCCCGGGCGGCTCCGCGACCGACGCGCTCGTCGACCGGAAGGTGCTCGACGCCCTCGGCTCGGACGGGGTGCTGGTCAACATCGCCCGCGGATCGGTCGTCGACCAGCCCGCGCTCGTCGCCGCGCTGCAGGACGGAAGGCTCGGTGGTGCGGGCCTCGACGTCTACGCCGACGAACCGAACGTGCCGGCCGAGCTGATCGCCCTCGACAACGTCGTGCTGCTCCCCCACGTCGCATCCGGCACCCACGTGACCCGGGCCGCGATGCGCGAGCTGACGCTCGCCAACCTCGACTCCTGGCTGGCGGACAGCACCCTGCGCACGCCGATCCCCGAGATGGAGGCGTGATGGACCTCGGCCTGGCTGGCTCCGCGGCCCTGGTCACGGGCGGCAACCGCGGCATCGGCCGCGCCGTCGCGACTGCGCTGGCGCGCGAGGGCGCTCGCGTCGTCCTGCTCGGGCGCGACCCCGACACCCTCGCCACGACGGCCGGCGAGATCGGTGCGGCCGGGCACGTCG
The genomic region above belongs to Nocardioides sp. QY071 and contains:
- a CDS encoding ABC transporter permease, producing MAPSLLARYLARRLALLVTTLWGVVTIVFLLIKAIPGDEAQAAAGVTATPEQVEVVRQRLGLDESVLQQYLNYLGRLLHGDLGTSIFTFQPVLGDLQQLIPYTVELVGLAMVINLTCGVPLGVLAAARHRTRTDNSVRLAAIFCGALPTFWLAMIAQTLIGRKLGVVPISGVSTLGVEVPRRTGFLTVDSLLAGDLTAFSDALAHLVLPAAVLAIPFMSFVIRVVRGSMITALEADHVTAARAKGARERTVLLQHGLRNAIAPVSTLVGLQVGWMMGGAVMVETVFSRPGFGSYLTQAVAQKDTFAVIGMVLVVGVIVTFVGLLVDLVQLAADPRVRLLETRRASA
- a CDS encoding ABC transporter substrate-binding protein → MRTFRTKRALGLGLVALALGTATACAADPSGSGAAGDTTLTFGVDGTVPNIDPVLADNSTVDQSVVPMYESLVDYDPDGTLQGRLATAWTVADDARSVTFTLRDGAKFHDGAPVTADDVKYTFDRAKALGVGVAQFLSDYASAEVVSPTEVKINLAAPSSLFLGGLAKVYVVNSALVEKNAGSDQGQSWLASHEAGSGPYTLEDFKPNRQIIFEKYDDFTGDANAAAPDKIVYRLIPESSTQREEMLAGNIDVADGIEPQDLATVLEQDHFTSVELAKAQGLYVYFNTQRAPFDDPSVRLGIRLAYDYQAHVKTILGGHGAVATGVAPAVMDCRPEIAPFEQDLDQARELLKGLAASGQELTLAYQAIFAEQADAATALQSTLRDLGVKVKLKTVDYPTYIESLGSVGTTPDMAVIWDNPPTPDVGSLLTTRYHSKFRETSTNFGQYGNPAIDKLLDQANATGDAAARCDLYKQVEQDLVDDSASMPVADEVTTVVVPTTVTGVELYPAHTGYMPQTYQIED
- a CDS encoding aminopeptidase P family protein, which codes for MTEFPTLTTTERDRRYAAVRALMDQAGLDAVLVSGQGRDQLDRYLTNEGTRSYCVLPRHGEPVSVVPTGNITLGRYDEPGSRYERWVTDQRLTRPGHQLGDVLADLGLTAATIGVVGLRSRAPASVAGTIPFGTWQRVLDRLPEASFVDLHAEFEQLMLVHSEAELAMIRHSAAIGEAACAAMIEVAGAGVRESEISAAGMQSVTAAGGLWLNGPQRSGAERLGWAGPDWPWMGGGSRVLEKGDVYGAELFTLYGGFESQQQVEISVGQPDDVHRRLEEVAVEAYRRGVDYLHVGGTFAELCEVMEQPLREAGAWNMGPVVQTVSPVIYNGATHVGMDQQAGLAGVPLPHTTPRDGDFVIEPGVAFAFEPNACLDRARVSIGGTVIVTEQGVEELNSLCLRVNVV
- a CDS encoding GntR family transcriptional regulator, with the protein product MLDIHHPEGDDDLTEDLLVDRIYADLVERIVSGAVAPGERLRETHVADMLDVSRVPVREALRRLEFDGLVEIRPRRGATVRQLTIADVEELFDVREALEVLVARLAARHINEHGIALLEEALERSGGAHRTGDERHIAAATSQFHEVMLELTGSSLLKALMRVVSGRVHWLFRLTTFRGDHGHGAEHEALLDAIRNGDEEIAAALAYAHVARGRRPTLEALASMLDG
- a CDS encoding 2-hydroxyacid dehydrogenase translates to MSRPTILRVPPLSPQLHEAVGERYDAVDPADLPARAGDVVGIVCTNTGRVGSELIASLPNLGVIANHGVGYDNIDVPVALARRIAVSNTPEVLDDAVAETAIALLLAVRREVVAADRFVRDGSWPAGAYPLTAQVAGSRVGIIGLGRIGRAVATRLEALGCTVSYHNRHQVPDVSYAYAASPVELAASVDSLVVVVPGGSATDALVDRKVLDALGSDGVLVNIARGSVVDQPALVAALQDGRLGGAGLDVYADEPNVPAELIALDNVVLLPHVASGTHVTRAAMRELTLANLDSWLADSTLRTPIPEMEA